A segment of the Flavobacteriales bacterium genome:
ACGAAGACCTTTACACGGGCAAGACGCTCCCTGATCCACACGCGCATGCCGCGCAGCGTGCCCGGGTCTTTGGCGTTGTAGCCCACGGCTTCAATGCCCATGCGCCTGGCGAGATAAACTGCGCGTTCGTTATGGAAGCGCTGGCTGATCACCGTGAATCGCTGCTGACCGAAGATTTCCCGCGAGCGCACCACCGAATCGAGGGTGCGGAATCCGGCGAAGTCGAGCACGATGCGAGAGCTATCGATGCCAGCAGCCATCAAGGCGCGCCGCATCTCTCGCGGCTCGTTGTAGCTGAGCATGCCGTTGTCGCCGCTCACCAGCAGGCAACTCACTTTTCCCGATCGGTAGAGCTCCGTTGCTGCGGCGATGCGGTGGTTGAAGTAGGGATTTCCGCCGCCTCCGCGCCCACGGTGCGTGGTTCCCAGCACAAGGCCCACCTCATTCGCTGGCACGGTCTCGATCGCATCGTGCATATAGGCGGATGCCCCGTTGCTCACGGCCCGGTCGGCGGCTGCGATCACCGCGAGGAGCGCCCCGCATGCCAGCAAAGCGCCAATGACCAAGCGACGAGGCAAACGGATTCGCAACAGTCGCATGGGAAGTGAACGCAGCGCGGGCGACGGCGATTGCTTCAGGGCATCACCCGGCCGATCAGGTCGATCCCGGTATAGTTCTGCGGGGTGAGCGCCCGGAGCTGCGCTTTCACCTCGGCGCTGGCATCAAGGGCTTCGATGAAGGCGCGCATGTCGGCCTCGGTGATGCGCTCCTTGCCGCGCGTGAGCTCCTTGAGGCGCTCGTAGGGCTGCGGATAGCCCGCGCGGCGCAGGATGGTCTGGATGCCCTCGGCGATCACCGGCCATTGCGCTTCGAGGTCGCGGGCGATGGCGGCTTCGTTCAAGAGCAGCTTGCCGAGTCCCTTGCCGATGCTGTCGATGGCGAGCATGGTGTGCGCCATGGGCACGCCGATGTTGCGCGTCACGGTGCTGTCGGTAAGGTCGCGCTGCAGGCGGCTGATGGGCAACTTCTCACTGAGGTGGCCGAAGAGCGCATTGGCCAGGCCCAGGTTCCCTTCGGCATTCTCGAAATCGATGGGGTTCACCTTGTGCGGCATGGCGCTGCTTCCGATCTCCCCGGCCTTGGTGCGCTGACGGAAGTAGTCGAGGCTCACGTACTGCCACACGTCGCGGCAGAGGTCCGTGAGGATGGTGTTCACGCGGCGCATGGCGTCGAAGAGCGCTGCGAGGTGGTCGTAGTGCTCGATCTGCGTGGTGAACTGCTGGCGCTTCAGCGCGAGATGCTTCGAGAGGAATTCGTCAGCACGTGCCACCCAATCGATTTCCGGATAGGCCGCGTGATGGGCGTTGAAGTTGCCGGTGGCGCCGCCGAACTTGCCGCTGAAGGGGACATCGTTGAGCAGGCGCAACTGGTGATCGATGCGCTCCACGAAGACCTGCAGCTCCTTCCCCAGCCGAGTAGGAGAGGCAGGCTGGCCATGTGTACGGGCGAGCATGGGCACCTGCGACCATTCGAGCGCGAGGCCATGCAGGGCATCGCGCACGGCGGTGATCGCCGGCAGGTATCCGTACTGGAGGAAGTCCATCAGCATCATCGGCAAGGCCGTGTTGTTGATGTCCTGGCTGGTGAGGGCGAAGTGAACGAACTCTTTCTGTGCGCCGAGGCCGGCTTCATCGAGCCGTTCCTTCAAGAAGTACTCAACTGCTTTCACATCGTGGTTGGTCACCTTCTCGATGTCCTTGATGCGTTGGGCATCGCTGGTGCTCAAGTTCGCCACGCGCTCCTGCACGGGCTTCAACTTGGCCAAGGGGGTTCCGGCCAATTCGGGCAAGGGAATCTCGCAGAGGAAGATGAAGTATTCGAGCTCCACGCGCAAGCGGTAGCGCATGAGGGCTTGCTCGCTGAACCATTGCGCCAGTTGGCGGGTGCGGTCGCGGTAGCGGCCATCGATGGGGGAGATGGCAGTGAGCGGGTCCAGTTCCATGGAAAGGCGCCGAAGGTAGCGCCGGTGCGGAGGCGCTCAGGTCTTCTGCTTGCGCTTTCGCGCTGCGGGGAAAAGGATGTTGTTCAGGATGAGCCGATAGCCCGAGGAGTTGGGGTGCAGGCTCAGGTCAGTGGGTGGGTCGCCCACCATGTGCTGGTAGTCCTCGGGGTCGTGGCCGCCGTAGTACGTCCATTGCCCCAGGCCGAGCTCGCCGTGGATGTACTTCACCGTGCCTTGCGCCTTGTTCTCCCCCATCACGGTGATGCCGGGCTTCACCAGGTCCTTGCGGAAGGCGGTGGTCTGGCCCATGAAGCCGCGCACCACTTGCTCATGGCTCTGGCAGAGCATGGTGGGGACGATGTCCCATTTGGCGCTGAAGTCGAACAGGGTGAAGAAATCGCGGGGTTGGCCGATGCGCCCGTGGATATCGGTGGCGTCGATGTCGCTGAACTCGTAGATCATCGGATCGGTGATCAGGCGGTAGTTGCGGAAGGCGAATCCTCGGTTGAAGTCGATCTTGCTCTGGCAGGCGGGGTCTATGGGATCATGATCGAACTCGGCGGCGCAGATATCGATGCCTTCCGCCGCCAGGGCAATGTCGTAGCTGTCGGTTCCGGAGCACATGGTGAAGAGGTAGCCGCCGCCTGCCACGTAATCACGGATCTTCAGGGCCACGGCGAGCTTCATCTGGCTCACCTTGGCGAAGCCGAGCTGGGCGGCCATGGCTTCGCTCTCCTGCACCTGCGCGCGGTACCACGGCGCATTGCTGTAGCTTCGGTAGAACTTTCCGTACTGCCCGGTGAAGTCCTCGTGGTGCAGGTGCAGCCAATCGTACTTCGGCAGCGCGCCAGCGATCACCTGCGGGTCGTAGATACGGTCATAAGGAATCTCAGCGTACTGCATCACTAGGGCCACGGCATCGTCCCACGGCTGGAAGCTCTCTGGTGCGTACACCGCGATCCTGGGGGGCTTCTCGAGCTTCACGGCTTCCATGTTCACCTCCGGATCGGCGATCTCGGTGAGGATCGCACCGGCCTGCGCATCGGCGATCACCTGGAAGCTGACGCCGCGCACCTTGAGCTCCTGCTCGATCACCTGGAAGTGGTCGATGAGGAAGCTCCCGCCGCGATAGTTGAGCAGCCATTCCACGGGCACATCGCGCTGCAGCGTCCAATACGCTACGCCGTAGGCCTTCAGGTGGTCGCGCTGCGTCCCATCCATCGGGATGAACAGCTTGGAGGCTAAAGCCGGGAGCGTGAGCGCCAAGGTCGCAGCGAGCGCGATGGGCTTGCTAGAAAGGAGCGTCCTGATCGTCTGTGCCGAAGTCATCGTTCATGCGGCTGGGCCGGGTCACGGTGCGGAATGCGCCGTCGTCCGATCCCATGCCATCAACGGCGAAGTTACCGGGCATGGTGTCCAAGTCTGCGAACTTGGCGAGTTCGGGGATGAAGCGCAGGCGCACGGTGTCGAGGGCGCCGTTGCGGTGCTTGGCTACGATCACCTCGCCGATGCCGAGGGTGCTGCCGTGCTCATCCTCATAGATCTTGTAGTACTCGGGGCGGTACAGGAAGCACACGATGTCGGCGTCCTGCTCGATGGCGCCCGATTCGCGCAGGTCGCTGAGCATGGGCCGCTTGTCGCCGCCGCGGGTCTCCACGGCGCGGCTCAGCTGGCTGAGGGCGATGATGGGGATGTCGAGCTCCTTGGCGATGCTCTTGATGCTCCGGCTGATGCTGCTGATTTCCTGCTCGCGGTTGCCGCCGCGGTTGTCGCCGCCGCCGGTCATCAGCTGCAGGTAATCGATGATGATCAGATCGACGTTGTGCTGGCTCTTGAGGCGGCGGGCCTTTGCGCGCAGCTCGAAGATGTTGAGGGCCGGGGTGTCGTCGATGAAGATGGGCGCGTTGGTGAGGCGCGCGATGTGCTGGTGCAGGATGGTGAACTCCTGGTCGTTGAGCTCGCCTTTGCGCAGCTTCTCACTGCTGATGCCGGCCTCGCTCGCGATCAAGCGCGTGACCAGCTGGGTGCTGCTCATCTCGAGGCTGAAGACGGCCACGGCTTTCTTGTGCTCCACGGCGATGTTGCGCGCCATGCTGAGGACGAATGCGGTTTTTCCCATGGCCGGCCTGGCCGCCACGATCACCATGTCGCTGCGCTGCCAGCCGGCGGTGAGCTTGTCGAGGTTGGTGAAGCCAGTGGGCACGCCGCTCACGCCGCCGGTCTTGCTCTTGGCGTTCTCGATGTTGGCGATGGCGTCCTGGATCAGGTCGCTCATCGGCTCATAGTTCCGCTTGAGGTTCCCGCTGGTGATGGCGTAGAGGTCCTGTTCAGCCTTGTCGAGCAGGTCGAAGACATCGGCGCTGTCGTCGTAGGCGTCGCGCGTGGTCTCGGCGCTGATTCGGATGAGCTCGCGCAGGATGTGCTTCTGGCTGATGATGCGCGCGTGGTATTCCACGTTGGCGCTGCTGGCCACCTTGCTGGTGAGCTGGCTGATATAGAAGGCGCCGCCCACCACGTCGAGCTCGCCGCGCTTCTTCAGCTCCTCGGTCACGGTGAGGATGTCGATGGGCTGGTCATTGCGGAACAGCTCCAGGATCGCGTTGAAGATGCGCTTGTGGGCCTCCACGTAGAAGCTGTCCGGCTGAAGGATGTCGATGGCCTCGTTCACGGCATTGCGCTCGAGCATCAGCGCGCCGAGGACGGCCTGCTCCAGCTCCGGCGCCTGCGGAGGCAGCTTGCCGGCTTCGAGGGCCGAAGCGAGCAGTGCAGAGGTTGATTCGCGTCGTGGGCCACCGCGCAGCCGGCCCGGAGCGCGTGAGGTGGAGAGGTCTGCCATGTGTCCTTTATGTTGACGCACCGTGAGCGATTGGCACCATGGCCGGCACATCCGGGCGGAAGGGCGTCAAAAGTAGCCGCAGGTAAAACCGCATTCAGCCGAACTATCAACACTGATCCGCCATTGGATCAACAACTGGGCTTGTTGAGAAATGACCAGCGCAGGGCATTCCGCTGGCGGGGCGGCTATCTTGGGCCCATGCGCCATCAACAATGCCTGCTATTGGCGGCATTCGCTTGTTCCATTGCGCTGGGATGCCGCAAGGACAAGGATTCCGAGGCGCCGGTGGTGCTCATCACCAGTCCTGGCGAGGGTTACAGCGTGAGCATCCCGGATACGCTCTTGGTGGGACTGGCCGTGAGCGATGATCACATCGTGCGAAGCGTATCAGTGATGCTGGCCGATGCGGATGGCGTGCCGGTTGCGCCGTCCGCGACGATCACGGTCGAGGCGGCCTCGCGCGAATTCACCATGGAGCTGCCGGTGCTCAGCGAGCGGATCGCCAGCGGGCAGTACGTGCTCTCGGTCCAGGCCACCGATGGCGTCAATGAGGGTAGGGCCTTCCTGGGCATCACCGTACAGGCGGCCCCATTGCGCGTGCGGTCCATGTTCCTGGTGCCGCCAGCCGATGGCGCGCTGCCGTTCATCATTACTAGGATCGACAGCACCGGCACGGCAACGCCTTTCGCCGCCCTGCCGGAATTGTTGCATGCCGTGGCAGGGCTAGATCATCTGTTCACTACCGGCGCCGCATCGGCACCGCTCGAGCGAAGGAGCATCAGTTCCGGAGCCGTGTCCGCGATCATGCAGAATCCGGGCCTATGGCCGCAGTTCTTCACCAGCTTGAGCGTTGATGCCAAGAATGGCAGGATCCACGCGTGCGGCGCCGATGGCTCGGTTCGCGGCTTCACGGGCGATGGTGCTCCCGCATTCACGGCCACCTTGCCGGTCGGTTCCTTCGGCGATGCTGTGGCGGCGGTGGGCGATGCCGTGCTCTGTTCGGCCTTCGATCCCGTATCTCAGCAGATAAGCCTGATTCGCTTAGGCGGGTCGTCCGGAGCATTGCTTGCGCAGTTCGATGCCGATGCGCGCGCGTTGGCCATGTATGAAGTGGATGCCCAGCGCCTCATCCTTTTTGGCAACGCATCATCGGGAGGCGTGATCCAGGAGGTGAGCGCCACGCAAGGCGGAGCGTTCACCATGCGCTCTTTCCCAGGAGAAGAGATGCTCAGCGTGGCGCGCGTTTCGCCATCGCTGTTCGTGATCGGCACATCGAGCGGGATCAAGCGCTTCGATTATCCCAGCGCTGCGGTAACCGATCTGCTTTCAGGCACGAGCGCCCGCGGACTCACTTACGACCCGGTTTCGGGCTCGGTGATCGCGGCGCACGGGAGCACGATCACTGCCTTCGACCCCTGGTTCGGCACCATAGTCAGCGCGCAAACGGCTCCGCATCCGGTGGCATCGGTGCGGCTGCAGCTAAATCGTTAGGCCTTCGCCTGTTCCTTCTTCCTGGGCTTCCTCTCAGCCTTCGCCTTGATCACCACGCCCATAGAGCAGAACTTGGCGATGCGGCGCTCCACGAGCTTATCGGGTGCCACCTTCACCAGTTTTTCCAAGTGCTTCTGCACCTCATTGCGCACCAGCCGGCAGGCCTCTTCCGCATCGGCATGTGCACCGCCGACAGGCTCCTTGATGATGCCGTCGATGAGCTTGTTCGACAGCATGTCATTCGCTGTGAGCCTTAGCGCGCTGGCGGCCTGCTCCTTGTAGTCCCAGCTGCGCCACAGGATGCTGCTGCACGATTCCGGCGAGATCACACTGTACCAGGTGTTCTCGAGCATGAGCACCTTGTCGCCCACGCCTATCCCGAGCGCTCCTCCGCTGGCGCCTTCGCCAATGATCACGCAGATCACAGGCACGCGGAGCTGTACCATCTCGAAGAGGTTGCGCGCGATGGCCTCGCCTTGGCCGCGCTCCTCGGCCTCGAGGCCGGGGAATGCGCCTGGTGTGTCGATGAAGGTGACAACCGGCTTGTTGAATTTCTCTGCGAGCTTCATCAGCCGCATCGCTTTCCGATAGCCTTCCGGATTGGCCATTCCGAAGTTCCGGTACTGTCGCATCTTCGTGTTGATGCCTTTCTGCTGGCCGATGAACATCACCGTTCGGCCATTCATCTGCCCGAATCCGCCCACCATCGCCTTGTCATCCTTCACGGTCCGGTCGCCATGCAACTCAATGAAGCTCCCTTCGCTCAAGTGCTCGATGTACTTCAGCGTGTAGGGGCGGTCCGGATGCCTGCTCACCTGCACGCGTTCCCACGGGCTAAGCTTCGAGTAGATCTCCTGTCGCGTTTCACGCAGCTTCTTCTCCAAATCCTTCAACGTCGCCGTCACATCCACTTCACCTTGCGCGGACACCTCCTTGAGCTTGTCAATCTGCTCGATGAGGTGCTGTACAGGCTTCTCGAATTCGAGGAAGGTCTCCATGCGCAGGTCTTAGAGCGGACGAAGGTAGAAGGATGCACAGATGCCGGGCGCACGGACGGATACCTTCGGGCCGAATTCAGCTAATGCATGATCGCCTTCCCGAAAGCGAAGATCAATCTGGGCCTCAATGTGTTGCGAAAGCGGCCCGATGGCTTCCACGAAATCGAGAGCGTCATGGTGCCGATTCCGCTGTTCGATGCCCTCGAGGCCGTTGTTGACCCGGGAATGTCCGATGGGGAGGCGGCTTACGCACGAACGGGGGTCCAGTTGGATGGTGATTCCAGCAACGACTTGGTGATGCGCGCGCATGCCTTGCTCTCAGTGCGACGCGCGTTGCCCGGAATCCGCTTGCACCTGCATAAGCATATCCCTGCCGGGGCCGGTTTGGGTGGCGGCAGCAGTGATGGCACCACCGCGATATTGCTCTTGGATAGATTGCTCGGATTGCGACTCGCCAAGGACGAGCTGATGGAGATGGCAGCGCAGCTCGGGAGCGACTGCGCGTTCTTCCTGAAGGATTGTCCTCAGTTGGCCGAAGGGCGAGGGGAACGGTTGACGCCGGTCCAGCTTGATCTTGCTGGGATATGGTTGTACTTGGTCAATCCAGGCATCCACATCTCCACGAAGGAAGCCTTCGCGTTGACCCAGGTCACAGAGCGGCGCTTGGCCATCGCCGAAGTGCTGGCGAGCCAACCGATGGAGCAATGGAGCTCCCTTGCTCCGAATGTCATGCAGCCGGCGATCGCTGCCAAGCATCCGGCCATTGCATGCGCAATAGAACAACTTGCGCATGCGGGTGCGCGGCACGCGGCCATGAGCGGATCGGGATCCACCGTCTTCGGCCTTTTTGCTTCATGCCCAGCCGCAATATCGTGGCCAGAAGGTCACCGATCTTGGATTCTGCAGTTAGGGTAGGAGGGAGGGGAGCATGTCTGTCAATTCAGCAGCGTTGCTCGGTTTGGCCACAATGCGACCATCACGGTTGATTGCGATCAACCAAGGCGTGGCGCGCACGGCGAAGGCTTTCGCGGCGGGTGAACCCCAACCGC
Coding sequences within it:
- a CDS encoding asparagine synthetase B, coding for MALAATLALTLPALASKLFIPMDGTQRDHLKAYGVAYWTLQRDVPVEWLLNYRGGSFLIDHFQVIEQELKVRGVSFQVIADAQAGAILTEIADPEVNMEAVKLEKPPRIAVYAPESFQPWDDAVALVMQYAEIPYDRIYDPQVIAGALPKYDWLHLHHEDFTGQYGKFYRSYSNAPWYRAQVQESEAMAAQLGFAKVSQMKLAVALKIRDYVAGGGYLFTMCSGTDSYDIALAAEGIDICAAEFDHDPIDPACQSKIDFNRGFAFRNYRLITDPMIYEFSDIDATDIHGRIGQPRDFFTLFDFSAKWDIVPTMLCQSHEQVVRGFMGQTTAFRKDLVKPGITVMGENKAQGTVKYIHGELGLGQWTYYGGHDPEDYQHMVGDPPTDLSLHPNSSGYRLILNNILFPAARKRKQKT
- a CDS encoding acetyl-CoA carboxylase carboxyltransferase subunit alpha, which produces METFLEFEKPVQHLIEQIDKLKEVSAQGEVDVTATLKDLEKKLRETRQEIYSKLSPWERVQVSRHPDRPYTLKYIEHLSEGSFIELHGDRTVKDDKAMVGGFGQMNGRTVMFIGQQKGINTKMRQYRNFGMANPEGYRKAMRLMKLAEKFNKPVVTFIDTPGAFPGLEAEERGQGEAIARNLFEMVQLRVPVICVIIGEGASGGALGIGVGDKVLMLENTWYSVISPESCSSILWRSWDYKEQAASALRLTANDMLSNKLIDGIIKEPVGGAHADAEEACRLVRNEVQKHLEKLVKVAPDKLVERRIAKFCSMGVVIKAKAERKPRKKEQAKA
- a CDS encoding YdcF family protein, yielding MRLLRIRLPRRLVIGALLACGALLAVIAAADRAVSNGASAYMHDAIETVPANEVGLVLGTTHRGRGGGGNPYFNHRIAAATELYRSGKVSCLLVSGDNGMLSYNEPREMRRALMAAGIDSSRIVLDFAGFRTLDSVVRSREIFGQQRFTVISQRFHNERAVYLARRMGIEAVGYNAKDPGTLRGMRVWIRERLARVKVFVDLLAGTGPRYLGDRVPLEQPMISDSATVQANDSTVTLPPAR
- the purB gene encoding adenylosuccinate lyase — protein: MELDPLTAISPIDGRYRDRTRQLAQWFSEQALMRYRLRVELEYFIFLCEIPLPELAGTPLAKLKPVQERVANLSTSDAQRIKDIEKVTNHDVKAVEYFLKERLDEAGLGAQKEFVHFALTSQDINNTALPMMLMDFLQYGYLPAITAVRDALHGLALEWSQVPMLARTHGQPASPTRLGKELQVFVERIDHQLRLLNDVPFSGKFGGATGNFNAHHAAYPEIDWVARADEFLSKHLALKRQQFTTQIEHYDHLAALFDAMRRVNTILTDLCRDVWQYVSLDYFRQRTKAGEIGSSAMPHKVNPIDFENAEGNLGLANALFGHLSEKLPISRLQRDLTDSTVTRNIGVPMAHTMLAIDSIGKGLGKLLLNEAAIARDLEAQWPVIAEGIQTILRRAGYPQPYERLKELTRGKERITEADMRAFIEALDASAEVKAQLRALTPQNYTGIDLIGRVMP
- the dnaB gene encoding replicative DNA helicase — protein: MADLSTSRAPGRLRGGPRRESTSALLASALEAGKLPPQAPELEQAVLGALMLERNAVNEAIDILQPDSFYVEAHKRIFNAILELFRNDQPIDILTVTEELKKRGELDVVGGAFYISQLTSKVASSANVEYHARIISQKHILRELIRISAETTRDAYDDSADVFDLLDKAEQDLYAITSGNLKRNYEPMSDLIQDAIANIENAKSKTGGVSGVPTGFTNLDKLTAGWQRSDMVIVAARPAMGKTAFVLSMARNIAVEHKKAVAVFSLEMSSTQLVTRLIASEAGISSEKLRKGELNDQEFTILHQHIARLTNAPIFIDDTPALNIFELRAKARRLKSQHNVDLIIIDYLQLMTGGGDNRGGNREQEISSISRSIKSIAKELDIPIIALSQLSRAVETRGGDKRPMLSDLRESGAIEQDADIVCFLYRPEYYKIYEDEHGSTLGIGEVIVAKHRNGALDTVRLRFIPELAKFADLDTMPGNFAVDGMGSDDGAFRTVTRPSRMNDDFGTDDQDAPF
- the ispE gene encoding 4-(cytidine 5'-diphospho)-2-C-methyl-D-erythritol kinase, which translates into the protein MIAFPKAKINLGLNVLRKRPDGFHEIESVMVPIPLFDALEAVVDPGMSDGEAAYARTGVQLDGDSSNDLVMRAHALLSVRRALPGIRLHLHKHIPAGAGLGGGSSDGTTAILLLDRLLGLRLAKDELMEMAAQLGSDCAFFLKDCPQLAEGRGERLTPVQLDLAGIWLYLVNPGIHISTKEAFALTQVTERRLAIAEVLASQPMEQWSSLAPNVMQPAIAAKHPAIACAIEQLAHAGARHAAMSGSGSTVFGLFASCPAAISWPEGHRSWILQLG